Sequence from the Phycisphaerales bacterium genome:
CAGCAAGTGGCTGATGGAGGCCGCCCACGCGGAGGTCGCAGGAGCGCTAGGCGCGACAAGATCGACAGTGGTCGGGCTGCGGTACTTCAACGTGTTCGGCCCGTGCGAGGGCCGCAAGGGCCACATGGCCTCGATGGTGTACCAGCTGGCCAACCGGATGCTCGCGGGCGAGCCGCCCCGGGTCTTCCGCGACGGTTCGCAGGCCCGCGACCAGGTGTACGTGGACGACGTCGTCACCTGCACGCTGGCGGGCGCTGGCATCGGCACCGGCACGCGCCCTCGCTCGGGCGTTTACAACGTCGGCTCGGGCGTGGCGACCACGTTCAACCAGATCATCGCCGCCCTGCGCGAGGAGCTCGGCATCACCGAGGCCGAGCGGCCCACCGACTACATCGAGATGTCCGACTACATCCGCAGCTTCTACCAGGACTTCACGTTGGCCGATATCTCGGCAACGCAGTCGGGTCTGGGCTGGACGCCCGCGTGGAAGCCGGCCGAGGCAATCCGGGCGTACGCCCGGTACCTCAAGGGCCGCAAAGGCGGGTGAATCCGCTTACAGACGCCTCCAGAAGGGGCCAGACCGCACCGATACTATCGGAACCCGCCCGGCGACCCGGGCGCGGCAAGGGTC
This genomic interval carries:
- a CDS encoding NAD-dependent epimerase/dehydratase family protein — protein: MSERARYVVTGGAGFVGSNLVAALLRHDPRAEVVVVDDCRTGSFANLMEAFERQSQPPFRGRMITESFGKVNAGMLVEGARAVFHLAAITDTTVSDEAEMIRENAESFRPLLHACISQGVPLVYASSAATYGTPQQAGQRKAFPLEAAGRPSNVYGFSKWLMEAAHAEVAGALGATRSTVVGLRYFNVFGPCEGRKGHMASMVYQLANRMLAGEPPRVFRDGSQARDQVYVDDVVTCTLAGAGIGTGTRPRSGVYNVGSGVATTFNQIIAALREELGITEAERPTDYIEMSDYIRSFYQDFTLADISATQSGLGWTPAWKPAEAIRAYARYLKGRKGG